In bacterium, the genomic window GGGTTACCAGTCTCTTTCCCGATTTTATCAATAAAATGGCCGGCCAAAACAGGGATGTCTTCTTTTCTTTCTCTTAAGGGAGGCAGATGAATTGGAAGTATGTAGAGGCGGTAATAAAGATCTTCTCTGAATTTGCCTTTCCTTATCTGTTCTTTGAGGTCAAGATTTGTCGCAGCAATTATTCGAACGTCAACACTAATAGTATTTTCACCGCCGACACGTTCAAACTCTTTTTCCTGCAGAACTCGTAAAAGTTTAACCTGAGTTTCAGCAGGAAGATCGCCGATTTCATCGAGAAAAAGAGTTCCATGGTCAGCAAGTTCAAAACGCCCCTTTTTCATTCTGATTGCGCCGGTGAATGCACCTTTTTCGTGGCCGAATAGTTCACTTTCAAGAACTCCCTGAGCAAGGGCTCCGCAGTTTACTTTGATAAACGGCTGTTCCTTTCTCAAACTGTTGAAATGTATAGCTCTTGCCGCAAGTTCTTTGCCTGTACCGCTCTCGCCGAGTATCAAGACAGATGTGTTGTTTTTAGCAACTTTTTCAATGGTTTTATATACTTTTTTCATCTCTCTTGATTCCCCGATGATTTCCCCGTAGTTAAATCTGATATCAGCTTCCTGCCTTAAATATCTGTTTTCATCTTTAAGCTTGTCTGCCTCAATTCTCTGTCTAATAACCTTTAAAGTGCGGTTTACTTTTACGGAAAGTTCTTCTGCTGAAAATGGTTTTGTTATAAAATCCCACGCACCTTGCTGCATTGCTTTTACAGCGACATCAATTGTACCGAAAGCAGTGATAATTATTACTTCAGTATCAGGAAGGCTGGTTTTTACAGCATTTAACAGTTCCAGGCCGTTCATTCCGGGCATTCTGTAATCAGCAATAATGAGATTGGGTTTGATGTTTCCCGCCATTTTTAAAGCAGTATCGCCGTCAGATGCCTGCTGAACAGAAAAACCTTCATCTTTAAGAATCTGTGCCATGCCGCTGCGCATTGATTCATTATCGTCTGCTATCAGAATTGAAGTTTTATTCTTGTCTTCTACTGTCAATATATAACCCTTCTCTATGATTTTTTGAATCTCTTAAAAGAAACCTCAAATTTTGTGCCAGATTTCTCAGCCGTCACAATTCTTATGTCGGCTCCGTTTGCCTCAGCAAGAGATTTAACTATGGAAAGCCCGAGTCCTGTCCCGTTATCTTTAGTGGAGAAAAAGGGAGAAAATATACGGTCTTTAATTTCTGTCGGGATTCCCGGGCCTGTATCTTCAATTGTGCAGGCTATACGGTTTTTCGTCTCAATTCCCGTAATTTTTATTTTTCCCTTTTCAGGAGCTGCATCAATTGCATTGCGAATAATATTTAGAAGTATCTGATGAAGATGATTTTTATCTGCAGCAACAGCGAAGGTTTTCTTAACAGATGTTTGTACGGAAATTGATTTCTCTGCTGCGTCATTTTTTGTAAGTTTGATAATTTCATCAATTTCCTCTTTGAGGCTGCATCTGCAGACAGCCGGAGTGTGGGGTTTGGCGTAATTGAGAAAATCATTAACGATTTTATTTAAGTGCAAAAGTTCTTTTGATATTGTTTCACAGTACTCCCGCTCTTTTACAGTACTTGCCTGTTTGGCAAGAAGGCCGGTGAAAAGCTCAATACCTCCGAGAGGATTGCGAATTTCGTGTGCAATCCCTCCGACAAGGGCTTTAAGCTCATCCTGTCTGTGAATAATGCTCTGCCTCATTATTTCCATTGTATCTGCGAGTTTCCCTATTTCTGTGGCTGAGTGAACATCAACACGATTGTGATACTCTCCTCTTCCTATCTGTTCTGATATCCGT contains:
- a CDS encoding sigma-54-dependent Fis family transcriptional regulator, whose protein sequence is MRSGMAQILKDEGFSVQQASDGDTALKMAGNIKPNLIIADYRMPGMNGLELLNAVKTSLPDTEVIIITAFGTIDVAVKAMQQGAWDFITKPFSAEELSVKVNRTLKVIRQRIEADKLKDENRYLRQEADIRFNYGEIIGESREMKKVYKTIEKVAKNNTSVLILGESGTGKELAARAIHFNSLRKEQPFIKVNCGALAQGVLESELFGHEKGAFTGAIRMKKGRFELADHGTLFLDEIGDLPAETQVKLLRVLQEKEFERVGGENTISVDVRIIAATNLDLKEQIRKGKFREDLYYRLYILPIHLPPLRERKEDIPVLAGHFIDKIGKETGNPGITITEDAVGLLVNYNWPGNVRELQNIIERALVLCEHNRITADDLSFISSKVKDTSDMDYGFNLEETISGVEKDMIKRALKQCRGVKAKAAKLLRIKESTLYYKMEKYKIPLN
- a CDS encoding HAMP domain-containing histidine kinase — its product is MLKFFSKIQNILVILFTTLSIILLLASGYVLHWSVRSSMEHQLGQKLTAVASSVSVIFSEDEINFLMQNPGKRVTEYFQSRLSHLANSVNAGRIFLFSKHGRSIIDTDTTMQAGAELFSLKFYPAELDKVFKGRQCHSILFTTSSGQPRMTGFAPIFVKGSVAGGIGVEGDALFLNEINRLDKKLLMIGIFGVIAAAVLGIITASIFTRQIKKLVRISEQIGRGEYHNRVDVHSATEIGKLADTMEIMRQSIIHRQDELKALVGGIAHEIRNPLGGIELFTGLLAKQASTVKEREYCETISKELLHLNKIVNDFLNYAKPHTPAVCRCSLKEEIDEIIKLTKNDAAEKSISVQTSVKKTFAVAADKNHLHQILLNIIRNAIDAAPEKGKIKITGIETKNRIACTIEDTGPGIPTEIKDRIFSPFFSTKDNGTGLGLSIVKSLAEANGADIRIVTAEKSGTKFEVSFKRFKKS